One genomic region from Rhizobium sp. CC-YZS058 encodes:
- a CDS encoding GntR family transcriptional regulator — MINHLASKIVEYVRAQDEPNGMRLVERKLAEHLKVSRSPVRSALKMLEEQGLLKTAETGGFYVDWDGRTVPASLTDPQSDDDDEAYMKIAGDRLSGDLPDKVTESELARRYGLTKAHLGRVLRRIAGEGWIDRLPGHGWEFLPMLTSMQAYKDSYRFRLTIEPAAILEPTFVLNRSSLEDCRQHQQRLIDGEIWDVSNPDLFDINSRLHEAIIECSHNLFFIESLKRIDRLRRLIEYRQSLNRKYAIVRCREHVRLVDLLLQGRMVEASEFMTNHLSSVSVMKTVAD, encoded by the coding sequence TTGATCAATCATCTTGCGTCCAAGATCGTCGAATATGTGCGCGCGCAAGACGAGCCAAACGGCATGCGTCTGGTGGAGCGCAAGCTCGCCGAGCATTTGAAGGTGTCCCGGTCGCCAGTGCGTAGTGCACTGAAAATGCTTGAGGAACAGGGTCTGCTGAAAACGGCCGAAACCGGGGGCTTTTATGTCGACTGGGATGGTCGGACTGTTCCCGCGAGCCTGACGGATCCGCAGTCAGACGACGACGACGAGGCCTATATGAAGATCGCCGGCGACCGGCTTTCCGGCGATCTTCCGGACAAGGTCACGGAGAGCGAGCTTGCACGGCGATACGGGTTGACCAAAGCCCATCTCGGACGGGTTCTCAGGCGGATCGCGGGAGAAGGCTGGATCGATCGCCTTCCGGGTCACGGCTGGGAATTCCTGCCAATGCTCACCTCGATGCAGGCCTACAAGGACAGCTATCGCTTCCGCCTGACGATCGAGCCGGCGGCAATTCTCGAACCGACATTCGTCCTCAACCGCTCATCGCTTGAAGATTGTCGCCAGCATCAGCAGCGCCTGATTGACGGCGAGATCTGGGACGTCTCCAACCCGGATCTGTTCGACATTAACAGCCGACTGCACGAAGCGATCATTGAATGCAGTCACAACCTGTTCTTCATCGAATCGTTGAAGCGGATCGATAGGCTGCGCCGGCTGATCGAATATCGTCAATCGCTCAATCGCAAATATGCGATCGTCCGGTGTCGCGAACACGTACGCCTTGTCGATTTGCTACTGCAGGGGCGGATGGTCGAGGCGTCCGAGTTCATGACGAACCACCTCTCTTCCGTCAGCGTGATGAAAACCGTGGCCGATTAG
- a CDS encoding antibiotic biosynthesis monooxygenase family protein, translated as MIIERARLSIKPELADAFNDIFEDVAPLFLAAKGCKGVRFERSIEESATYYLVVDWETLEDHMVVFRASDDFQKWRAAAGSFFAAPPLVEHVRVAKSASV; from the coding sequence ATGATCATCGAGCGCGCAAGACTTTCCATCAAGCCCGAACTGGCCGACGCGTTCAACGATATCTTTGAAGACGTTGCTCCGCTGTTTCTGGCGGCAAAGGGCTGCAAAGGCGTGCGGTTCGAACGGTCGATCGAAGAGTCGGCCACCTATTATCTCGTGGTCGACTGGGAAACGCTTGAGGATCATATGGTGGTCTTCCGGGCTTCGGACGATTTCCAGAAATGGCGGGCGGCCGCAGGCAGCTTCTTTGCCGCGCCGCCGCTGGTCGAGCATGTGCGTGTTGCGAAAAGCGCGAGCGTGTAG
- a CDS encoding GntR family transcriptional regulator: MRTSQLTTNIAKEIGELIRTGELRAEEHLSTQGLADRFGVSRSPVREAMQILNDQGLLEQKPNRGFFVKPGLTVETDKAPDDPLPEPMSDYHRLSEDWLTDRIPADVTEQLLRERYGLTKTQLSDILMRASREGWAEPKQGYGWRFLPVAKTPESFEQIYRFRMLIEPAAMLEPTFMLDRKIIDEQRRIQERMLATDISSLPAERLLHNGSLFHEELIKLSGNPFFHISLVRVNRMRRLLEYRSNVDRDRLMVQCQDHLAILSLLEKGEIVEASYAMRRHLGGALSRKSPLLWSKEAGATRPVKEDQEH; the protein is encoded by the coding sequence ATGCGTACAAGCCAGCTAACCACCAACATCGCCAAGGAAATCGGCGAATTGATCCGAACAGGCGAATTGCGCGCCGAGGAGCATCTCAGCACGCAGGGGCTGGCGGACAGGTTCGGCGTCTCGCGCTCGCCGGTGCGAGAGGCAATGCAGATTTTGAACGACCAAGGCCTTCTGGAGCAGAAGCCCAATCGCGGGTTTTTCGTCAAGCCGGGTCTTACAGTCGAAACCGACAAGGCCCCGGACGATCCGCTTCCCGAGCCAATGAGCGATTACCACCGTCTCTCGGAAGATTGGCTGACCGACAGGATCCCGGCGGATGTTACCGAGCAGCTGCTGCGGGAGCGGTACGGCCTCACGAAAACGCAGCTTTCGGACATCCTGATGCGGGCGTCGCGTGAAGGGTGGGCGGAGCCGAAGCAGGGATATGGCTGGCGTTTCCTGCCCGTTGCAAAGACACCTGAATCTTTCGAGCAGATCTACCGTTTTCGAATGCTCATCGAGCCGGCCGCCATGCTCGAGCCGACATTCATGCTCGATCGCAAGATCATCGATGAACAAAGGCGCATACAGGAGCGGATGCTCGCAACGGATATCAGCAGTCTGCCGGCAGAACGGCTGCTGCACAATGGCTCGTTATTTCACGAGGAACTGATCAAGCTCTCGGGCAATCCATTCTTTCACATTTCGCTCGTTCGGGTGAACCGGATGCGGCGCCTCCTCGAATACCGCTCGAACGTCGACCGCGATCGCCTGATGGTCCAATGTCAGGACCACCTCGCAATCCTGAGCCTGCTTGAGAAGGGGGAAATTGTGGAGGCCTCATATGCAATGAGACGGCATCTCGGCGGGGCGCTCTCGAGGAAATCGCCCTTGCTTTGGTCAAAGGAAGCCGGGGCGACGCGTCCGGTAAAGGAAGACCAAGAGCACTGA
- a CDS encoding amidohydrolase family protein: MVCPALEEPGLDFSHHKAFRGPSVSMPSACDSHVHVFDPERFVYASGRAYTPARATCQDLAAFMHSIDTERVVLVQPSVYGTDNSCLVDALAHFGDAARGVAVVDPDNETDETIAVLGRAGVKALRVNFEAAPGTIRKSPADMLRSTAGRAVAHSMKVQLFLNLSDCARLRPLIEEIAVDVVLDHFAALNTRAGVGGDDFQALLQMIRDGNVWVKLSAPYRVAAETSGDDLRPFVEALVEANPDRLVWASDWPHTGGGRERATRDVNAIEPFREIDDGADLDRLFGWLGDAELYRKILVENAKTLFEF; the protein is encoded by the coding sequence ATGGTCTGCCCAGCTTTGGAGGAGCCGGGATTGGATTTTTCGCACCATAAAGCCTTTCGTGGGCCATCCGTATCGATGCCATCGGCATGCGACAGCCATGTGCATGTGTTCGACCCCGAGCGGTTCGTTTATGCGTCCGGCCGCGCTTACACCCCGGCGCGGGCGACCTGCCAGGACCTGGCCGCCTTCATGCATTCGATTGACACGGAGAGGGTGGTTCTCGTCCAGCCGAGCGTTTACGGAACCGACAATTCCTGCCTTGTGGATGCCCTGGCGCATTTCGGCGATGCAGCCAGAGGCGTGGCGGTCGTCGATCCGGACAACGAAACCGACGAGACCATTGCCGTCCTTGGCAGGGCCGGCGTGAAGGCGCTCAGGGTCAATTTCGAGGCGGCACCTGGAACGATACGCAAATCGCCCGCCGATATGCTGCGCAGCACCGCGGGCAGGGCGGTCGCCCATTCGATGAAGGTGCAGCTGTTCCTGAACCTTTCGGACTGCGCACGCCTTCGGCCGCTGATCGAGGAGATCGCCGTCGATGTCGTCCTCGATCACTTCGCTGCCCTGAACACCAGAGCAGGTGTCGGTGGAGATGATTTTCAGGCCCTTCTTCAGATGATCCGCGACGGCAATGTCTGGGTTAAGTTGTCGGCGCCCTATCGCGTCGCCGCCGAGACGTCGGGGGACGATCTTCGCCCGTTCGTCGAGGCTCTCGTTGAGGCCAATCCCGACCGTCTCGTCTGGGCGTCGGACTGGCCGCATACCGGCGGTGGCCGCGAGCGCGCCACGCGCGACGTCAATGCGATCGAACCTTTCCGCGAGATCGACGACGGCGCCGACCTCGATCGGCTGTTTGGTTGGCTTGGCGACGCTGAGCTTTACCGCAAGATCCTCGTCGAGAACGCCAAGACCCTGTTCGAATTCTAA
- a CDS encoding isocitrate/isopropylmalate dehydrogenase family protein produces the protein MRIMVTPCDGIGPEITAATMEVLQATDKAFGLGLTFDYEDTGFTSLEKFGTTLRDELIERARGYDGIILGPQSHMDYPARDKGGVNVSAGFRVKLDLYANVRPARSRSFLNNSKTMDLVIMREATEGFYPDRNMVAGTGEFMPTEDVALSVRKITAKACERIARQAFLLAMKRDKRVTAVHKANNFILTDGLFMKQVRKVAEEFPEVKLNDFIIDAMAAHLVRDPSRFDVIVTTNFYADILSDLASELSGSLGLAGSINANAELGLVCAQAQHGSAPDIQNQNIANPTSLILSAAMMLSWLGEQRGLPNFEAAGAEIERAVDEVLANPASRTRDLGGDVNTDAFGSLVAQAIGKGSAEKKVANA, from the coding sequence ATGAGAATCATGGTTACGCCGTGCGACGGCATCGGTCCGGAAATCACCGCTGCGACGATGGAAGTGCTCCAGGCGACGGACAAGGCGTTCGGCCTGGGCCTGACCTTTGACTACGAAGACACCGGTTTCACGAGCCTTGAAAAGTTCGGCACGACGCTGCGCGACGAGCTCATCGAGCGGGCTCGCGGCTATGACGGCATCATCCTCGGACCGCAGTCGCACATGGATTACCCGGCGCGCGACAAGGGCGGCGTCAATGTGTCGGCGGGCTTCCGCGTCAAGCTCGACCTCTACGCGAACGTTCGCCCGGCACGCTCGCGTTCGTTCCTGAACAATTCGAAGACGATGGACCTTGTGATCATGCGCGAGGCAACCGAAGGTTTTTATCCGGACCGCAACATGGTCGCGGGAACCGGCGAGTTCATGCCGACTGAAGATGTGGCGCTCTCTGTGCGCAAGATCACCGCAAAGGCCTGCGAACGCATCGCTCGCCAGGCATTCTTGCTCGCGATGAAGCGCGACAAGCGGGTGACTGCGGTTCACAAGGCCAACAATTTCATCCTGACCGACGGCCTGTTCATGAAGCAGGTGCGCAAGGTCGCTGAAGAGTTTCCCGAAGTGAAGCTCAACGATTTCATCATCGATGCCATGGCCGCGCATCTCGTTCGCGACCCCTCGCGCTTCGACGTGATCGTGACGACCAACTTCTATGCAGACATTCTGTCTGACCTCGCCAGCGAACTGTCCGGAAGTCTCGGCCTTGCCGGTTCCATCAACGCCAATGCCGAGCTTGGCCTCGTTTGCGCCCAGGCACAGCACGGCTCTGCGCCCGACATCCAGAACCAGAACATCGCAAACCCGACCTCGCTGATCCTGTCGGCGGCGATGATGCTGAGCTGGCTCGGCGAACAGCGTGGCCTACCGAACTTCGAAGCAGCCGGCGCCGAAATCGAGCGCGCTGTCGATGAGGTGCTGGCAAATCCGGCCAGCCGTACCCGCGATCTTGGCGGCGACGTCAACACCGATGCCTTCGGCTCGCTCGTGGCGCAGGCGATCGGCAAGGGCTCGGCCGAAAAGAAGGTCGCTAACGCCTGA
- a CDS encoding transporter substrate-binding domain-containing protein, whose amino-acid sequence MVFSLSKQEAAELARDGELKVAVAVGPATSAVWCVRDPATGKARGVTVSLAEAIARNTGLALRLVEFESSGDIVQNANDDLWTLSFVPIDSDRREKLSVGPDYYLGVSTYLTRSDAFQTVADVDHDGVRVAGVAGTATFRSAERSLKRAKLTAIASLDEAMRLFTAREIDALALGKESILSVVAKVAGTHAVAGHFHEAGTAIVVPRGRPHALAAATRMIEELKRDGTVRAAFDAVGMTHADVAPPRAV is encoded by the coding sequence ATGGTTTTCAGCCTATCCAAACAAGAAGCGGCGGAGCTTGCTCGCGACGGTGAATTGAAGGTCGCGGTCGCCGTTGGACCTGCGACTTCAGCGGTCTGGTGCGTCAGGGATCCTGCAACGGGAAAGGCGCGCGGCGTCACGGTTTCGCTTGCTGAAGCGATCGCCAGGAACACCGGTCTTGCCTTAAGACTGGTCGAGTTCGAAAGCTCGGGCGATATTGTGCAAAACGCCAACGACGACCTTTGGACGCTCTCCTTTGTGCCAATCGACAGCGACCGGCGCGAGAAGCTTTCGGTCGGTCCGGACTACTATCTCGGCGTCAGCACATACCTGACGCGGTCAGACGCCTTTCAGACCGTCGCCGATGTCGATCACGACGGTGTCCGGGTCGCCGGCGTTGCCGGTACGGCAACCTTTCGAAGCGCCGAGCGGTCGCTCAAGCGCGCCAAACTGACAGCGATCGCGTCTTTGGACGAGGCCATGCGCTTGTTCACCGCCCGCGAAATCGACGCGCTTGCGCTCGGCAAGGAGTCGATCCTGAGTGTCGTGGCAAAGGTGGCCGGCACTCATGCGGTCGCGGGTCATTTTCACGAAGCGGGAACGGCGATCGTCGTGCCACGCGGTCGGCCGCATGCTTTAGCTGCCGCAACGCGGATGATCGAGGAACTCAAGCGGGACGGGACAGTTCGTGCGGCATTCGACGCAGTCGGTATGACACATGCGGACGTTGCGCCGCCGCGTGCTGTTTAA
- a CDS encoding cupin domain-containing protein, producing the protein MKQAAILRPKELKTNDRGGGARTTPLVTRGCGSTSMINGITAFDPGAAIGLHKHNCEESVMVLDGTAIAEIDGVQHRLEANDTTWIPADVPHRFINASDSEPMRIFWTYASVDATRTMIASGETRTIDAEHGKKTP; encoded by the coding sequence ATGAAACAGGCAGCCATTCTTCGACCAAAGGAACTCAAAACCAATGACCGCGGCGGCGGCGCCCGAACGACGCCGCTCGTCACACGCGGTTGTGGTTCGACCAGCATGATCAACGGCATCACGGCATTTGATCCGGGAGCGGCGATCGGTCTCCACAAGCACAATTGCGAAGAAAGCGTCATGGTGCTCGATGGCACCGCGATTGCCGAGATCGACGGTGTGCAGCACAGGCTGGAAGCAAACGATACGACCTGGATTCCGGCCGACGTACCGCACAGGTTCATCAATGCGTCGGACAGCGAGCCAATGCGCATCTTCTGGACCTACGCATCGGTCGATGCCACCCGCACGATGATCGCCAGCGGCGAAACACGCACGATCGATGCGGAACATGGAAAGAAGACGCCATGA
- a CDS encoding NAD-dependent succinate-semialdehyde dehydrogenase, with the protein MISSVNPTNGKQLATFELHTEAEVDQALTAAVKAQAQWKTVPVSERVTLLKSMARVLREEKNRLAEMTTREMGKPIAESEAEIEKCAYNCDFYAEHAAGYLADEEVPSNASESVVAFDPLGVVLAIMPWNYPFWQFFRFAAPALAAGNGAILKHANNVPECALAIQDVMEKAGCPSGLFSTILIDASKVAGLIADDRIAAVTLTGSTEVGAIVASQAGQALKKQVLELGGSDPFIVLADADLEQAATVAVKARYINVGQSCVNAKRFIVEESVADRFVELFCEAAKALKIGDPMERDTNIGPMARENLRATLHRQVEATVKAGGVLKLGGKPVEGDGFFYPPTVIDNVRPDMTAFREETFGPVAAIIRVKDAAEAIAMANDTEFGLGAALWTRDIARAKTLSRQIDAGAVFINGMVASDPRYPFGGIKRSGYGRELGVYGIREFVNIKTVWIGPAKAVK; encoded by the coding sequence ATGATCTCGTCCGTCAACCCGACAAACGGCAAACAGCTTGCGACCTTTGAACTCCACACGGAAGCCGAGGTCGACCAGGCCCTGACTGCGGCCGTGAAAGCCCAGGCGCAATGGAAGACGGTTCCCGTCAGCGAACGGGTCACCCTCCTGAAGTCGATGGCCCGCGTCCTGCGCGAGGAAAAGAACAGGCTCGCCGAAATGACGACCCGGGAGATGGGCAAGCCCATCGCCGAGTCAGAGGCAGAAATCGAAAAATGTGCCTATAACTGCGATTTCTACGCCGAGCACGCCGCCGGCTATCTTGCCGATGAAGAGGTTCCCTCGAACGCGAGCGAGAGTGTCGTCGCCTTCGATCCTCTTGGTGTGGTGCTCGCCATCATGCCGTGGAATTATCCGTTCTGGCAATTCTTCCGGTTTGCAGCTCCGGCACTTGCTGCGGGCAACGGCGCGATCCTCAAGCACGCCAACAATGTTCCCGAATGCGCGCTTGCAATCCAGGACGTCATGGAAAAGGCCGGCTGCCCGTCCGGTCTGTTCTCGACCATCCTGATCGACGCCTCCAAGGTCGCCGGACTGATTGCCGACGATCGGATTGCGGCCGTCACCCTGACCGGATCGACCGAGGTCGGCGCCATCGTTGCAAGCCAGGCCGGCCAGGCGCTGAAAAAGCAGGTGCTTGAACTCGGCGGCTCGGATCCGTTCATCGTTCTTGCCGATGCCGACCTCGAACAGGCCGCAACCGTTGCGGTCAAGGCGCGCTACATCAATGTCGGCCAGTCCTGCGTCAACGCCAAGCGCTTCATTGTCGAGGAGAGCGTGGCCGATCGCTTCGTCGAATTGTTCTGTGAGGCCGCCAAGGCATTGAAGATTGGCGATCCGATGGAACGGGACACGAATATCGGCCCGATGGCGCGCGAGAACTTGCGCGCCACGCTTCATCGCCAGGTGGAAGCGACGGTCAAGGCCGGTGGCGTGCTGAAACTCGGCGGCAAGCCAGTGGAAGGCGATGGCTTTTTCTACCCGCCGACCGTCATCGACAATGTTCGCCCCGACATGACCGCGTTCCGGGAAGAAACATTCGGTCCCGTGGCGGCCATCATCCGCGTGAAAGACGCGGCCGAGGCGATCGCAATGGCGAACGATACCGAATTTGGTCTCGGAGCGGCACTGTGGACGCGTGACATCGCGCGCGCCAAGACACTTTCCCGTCAGATCGATGCTGGTGCCGTGTTCATCAACGGCATGGTTGCATCCGATCCCCGCTACCCATTCGGCGGGATCAAGCGATCGGGCTATGGCCGTGAACTCGGCGTCTACGGCATCCGCGAATTCGTCAACATCAAGACAGTCTGGATCGGACCCGCAAAGGCAGTGAAGTGA
- a CDS encoding 2-hydroxycarboxylate transporter family protein, whose product MTYHAAQGAIVKEPAERSGRRERWWRLMDIDVGIIPLPVYALLVCLLAIFVWQGLINGEIAMVIGIMASFAFTLGAIGNNAPVIRNIGGGAVLVTFVPSYLAYKGWIPPQAVSVVSDFFKSTNVLSLFIAAVIVGSILSMDRDTLIKGFAKIFVPLAAGSLVAALVGVTVGTSLGLGAQHTLFNIVVPIMAGGVGEGAIPLSLGYAGITGQDHGAILAQLLPAILVGNLTAIILAGALNSLGKRYPALTGNGVLQPNNNDEGIVLLDSGKTDGNVQNIAAAAMTAVTLYLTGVLAFKLLGFPAPVVMLFLAVMLKLAHGVSPRLQTGSYTVYKFCLTAVAYPMLFAFGVVLTPWDKLVAGFAPANLITIVATVTAMVVTGFITARFVNLHPVESAIVTGCHSGMGGAGDIAILSASNRMRLMPFAQIATRIGGGITVTLALLAMATLH is encoded by the coding sequence ATGACCTATCATGCAGCCCAAGGGGCAATAGTAAAAGAGCCGGCCGAGCGTTCCGGGCGCCGCGAACGCTGGTGGCGCCTTATGGACATCGATGTCGGCATCATACCCTTGCCCGTCTACGCACTTCTGGTTTGCCTGCTGGCGATCTTCGTGTGGCAAGGTCTGATCAATGGCGAGATCGCCATGGTGATCGGCATCATGGCGAGTTTTGCCTTCACGCTTGGCGCGATCGGCAACAACGCACCTGTCATCCGCAACATCGGCGGGGGCGCTGTGCTCGTCACCTTCGTTCCGTCTTATCTCGCCTACAAGGGGTGGATCCCACCCCAAGCCGTCTCGGTCGTTAGCGACTTCTTCAAATCCACCAACGTGCTCAGTCTCTTTATCGCCGCCGTCATCGTCGGCTCCATCCTCAGCATGGACCGCGATACGCTGATCAAGGGATTTGCCAAGATCTTCGTTCCCCTGGCTGCGGGGTCGCTCGTTGCCGCTCTGGTCGGCGTCACCGTCGGCACCTCCTTGGGGCTCGGCGCGCAGCACACCCTGTTCAACATCGTCGTTCCGATCATGGCCGGCGGCGTGGGAGAAGGCGCAATTCCCCTGTCGCTCGGTTACGCCGGGATCACCGGACAGGACCACGGCGCCATCCTTGCCCAGCTCCTGCCGGCGATTCTCGTCGGTAATCTGACCGCAATCATTTTAGCGGGTGCCCTCAATTCACTCGGCAAGCGCTATCCGGCCCTGACCGGCAACGGTGTCCTCCAGCCCAACAACAATGACGAAGGCATTGTGCTTCTCGACAGCGGCAAAACGGACGGCAATGTGCAGAACATCGCAGCCGCCGCGATGACTGCGGTAACGCTCTACCTGACGGGCGTTCTGGCCTTCAAACTGCTCGGCTTCCCGGCTCCGGTCGTCATGCTGTTCCTCGCGGTGATGCTGAAACTTGCCCACGGTGTCTCGCCGCGCCTGCAAACCGGATCCTACACCGTCTACAAATTCTGCCTGACCGCGGTTGCCTATCCGATGCTGTTTGCCTTCGGCGTCGTGCTGACACCATGGGACAAGCTGGTTGCCGGTTTTGCGCCCGCAAATCTCATCACGATCGTGGCGACCGTCACGGCGATGGTCGTCACTGGCTTCATCACCGCGCGCTTTGTCAATCTGCATCCTGTCGAGAGTGCCATCGTCACCGGATGCCACAGCGGCATGGGCGGAGCCGGCGATATCGCGATCCTTTCCGCAAGCAATCGTATGCGATTGATGCCTTTTGCGCAGATCGCGACCCGCATCGGCGGCGGCATCACCGTGACGCTGGCACTTCTGGCTATGGCCACCCTGCACTAA
- a CDS encoding ABC transporter substrate-binding protein encodes MNSFISPKGFATAAVLSLMTSAAFAQEVPAGYPADYAAVIEAAKAEGTVSVYTSTDAAQSQKLQDAFTAKYGIKIAYNDLGTNGAYNQVISEAAAGQVTADVVWSSAMDLQMTLVQDGYAEEYKSPEASKLPIWANYKDTLFATTVEPIGVIYNTKALTEDKLPKTYADMITFLKDNKTTLQGKVATFDPEKSGSGFLHHSNDARNRKDFWDLAKAMGDDGAKIYSSSGGMKETVVSGENVIAINIIGSYALDWVKESPNLGVHFATDYTPAFSRLALKTKDAPHPNAAKLLIDFMLSSEGQALLAGSGLPSVREDVTAGLNIKTLNERVGGGLKPIAVDEGVLEYMDQMKRVQFLNDWKAALGR; translated from the coding sequence ATGAATTCATTTATTTCCCCGAAAGGGTTTGCGACGGCGGCCGTCCTGTCGCTGATGACATCCGCAGCTTTTGCGCAGGAAGTCCCGGCAGGTTACCCCGCCGACTACGCGGCGGTCATCGAGGCTGCCAAGGCCGAAGGCACGGTCTCGGTTTACACCTCGACCGATGCCGCCCAGTCACAGAAGCTTCAGGATGCCTTCACGGCCAAGTATGGCATCAAGATCGCCTATAACGACCTCGGCACCAACGGCGCCTACAACCAGGTGATCTCCGAAGCCGCAGCCGGCCAGGTCACCGCCGACGTCGTCTGGAGCTCGGCCATGGATCTGCAGATGACCTTGGTGCAGGACGGTTATGCGGAAGAGTACAAGTCGCCCGAAGCGTCCAAGCTTCCGATATGGGCAAATTACAAGGATACGCTTTTTGCCACGACCGTCGAGCCGATCGGCGTCATCTACAACACCAAGGCCTTGACCGAGGACAAGCTCCCGAAGACCTATGCCGACATGATCACCTTCCTGAAGGACAACAAGACGACGCTTCAGGGCAAGGTGGCGACCTTCGATCCGGAAAAGAGTGGCTCCGGCTTCCTCCACCACTCCAACGATGCTCGCAATCGCAAGGATTTTTGGGACCTCGCCAAGGCCATGGGTGACGATGGCGCCAAGATCTATTCGAGCTCGGGCGGCATGAAGGAAACCGTCGTCTCCGGCGAAAATGTCATCGCCATCAACATTATCGGCTCCTACGCTCTCGATTGGGTCAAGGAAAGCCCGAACCTCGGCGTTCACTTCGCGACCGATTATACCCCGGCTTTCTCGCGCCTTGCGCTGAAGACCAAGGATGCACCGCATCCGAATGCCGCCAAGCTGTTGATCGATTTCATGCTCTCGTCGGAAGGGCAGGCACTGCTCGCTGGCAGCGGCCTGCCGTCTGTGCGCGAGGACGTCACCGCCGGCCTCAACATCAAGACGCTGAACGAACGTGTCGGTGGTGGACTGAAGCCGATCGCCGTCGATGAAGGTGTCCTGGAATACATGGACCAGATGAAGCGCGTGCAGTTCCTCAACGATTGGAAAGCCGCCCTCGGCCGCTGA
- a CDS encoding isocitrate/isopropylmalate dehydrogenase family protein, producing the protein MKILVLPGDGIGPEITEATLQVLRVADRTLSLNLEFESHDIGLASLATDGTTLPEKVMKAIPASDGVILGPVSHYDYPTRDKGGINPSGELRVVFELYANVRPCRSRPELTVLRKPMDLILVRENTEGFYSDRNMFAGSGEFMPDPDLALSIRKITAKGSARVARAAFEIAKGRRKKVTAVHKANVVKLSDGLFLREVRKVAQDYPEVELEELIVDAAAALLIRRPDSFDVMVTTNMFGDILSDEASELCGSLGLGGSINAGDEICVAQAQHGSAPDIAGQNVANPTSLILSAAMLLDWRGRRDGNSRLTQAAAAIEQAVETALDNPSVRTRDIGGTATTDVFTKAVCDALERVRSTTHAA; encoded by the coding sequence ATGAAAATTCTCGTACTCCCAGGCGACGGTATCGGTCCGGAGATTACTGAAGCGACCCTGCAGGTGTTGCGCGTCGCAGATCGCACACTCTCGCTCAACCTCGAATTCGAAAGCCACGATATCGGACTGGCCTCGCTTGCCACTGACGGCACGACCCTTCCTGAAAAGGTCATGAAAGCGATCCCCGCCTCCGACGGCGTTATTCTCGGACCGGTATCGCATTATGACTATCCGACCCGTGACAAGGGCGGCATCAATCCCTCCGGCGAGCTTCGCGTCGTCTTCGAACTCTACGCGAATGTGCGTCCTTGCCGCTCGCGGCCGGAACTGACCGTGCTTCGCAAGCCGATGGACCTCATCCTCGTTCGCGAGAACACGGAAGGGTTCTACTCCGACCGCAACATGTTTGCCGGCTCGGGCGAGTTCATGCCCGATCCGGATCTGGCGCTTTCCATTCGCAAGATCACCGCAAAGGGATCGGCGCGTGTCGCGCGCGCGGCATTCGAAATCGCAAAGGGCCGTCGCAAGAAGGTGACCGCGGTTCACAAGGCCAATGTGGTTAAGCTTTCGGACGGCCTGTTCCTTCGCGAAGTCCGCAAGGTGGCGCAGGACTACCCGGAGGTCGAACTCGAGGAGCTGATCGTAGATGCCGCAGCCGCGTTGCTGATCCGTCGGCCTGACAGCTTCGACGTCATGGTCACCACGAACATGTTTGGCGACATCCTCTCCGACGAGGCATCGGAACTGTGCGGCAGCCTTGGGCTCGGCGGTTCGATCAATGCGGGCGATGAGATCTGCGTCGCACAGGCCCAACATGGTTCGGCGCCTGACATCGCTGGCCAGAATGTCGCCAATCCGACCTCGCTTATTCTGTCTGCCGCGATGCTTCTCGACTGGAGGGGCCGGCGCGATGGCAATTCTCGCCTGACCCAGGCGGCCGCAGCCATTGAACAAGCCGTCGAGACAGCGCTCGACAATCCGTCCGTTCGCACCCGCGACATCGGTGGGACCGCGACGACCGACGTCTTTACGAAAGCGGTTTGCGATGCGCTCGAGCGCGTTCGCTCCACCACCCATGCAGCGTGA